The DNA sequence AATGTGGCCTGGGGTGGGCTGTTGTGAGAAGTAAATGGGGCGCTTGAGGTGAAGAAGCTAGAACAGTATCCAGCACACAGGGAAGGCTGTCTTCctgccattatttatttatttgagagagagagaaaaagagagagagagagagagtctcattTGTTTTATATCTTAAGTTCTAAATTTGGAATTTAAGagtaaaatcacatggtatttgtggAATGATATGGTATTggtctttatctgacttattttacttagcattataccttctaggtccatctatgttgctacaaatggcaagatcttatttttttaaatggctgaataatagcCCATGGTATATATattaccttctttatccattcatctatggaagGACACGTGGGTtacttccatagcttggctattgtattTAATGCTCCCAGAAACATCGGGGTGCATCtttcttttcgaattagtgttttcattttctttgggtaaataccaagtgatggaattagtggatcatatggtaattctgtttttaattttttgaggactctccaaGCTGTTTCTTTACACTGTGATTGTAGGCTGACCATTGAGACCCCAATACCTCAGGGGCTTCTCTCTGTTTTAGGAGCTGATACTTGTGAACAAAGCTGCTTTGAAAACATCTCACGAGGACCTGAAAAACTCCATACGTTTTGTCCTGGGAGTGGGATGGTCTCGTAGTGATGATTCGTGTCTTCATTTTCTACTGGTTGTGGATAACAATCTGCAAACAAGTGTGAATAGTTACCCGATCCCCAGCATTTCTGCTACAGTATCACCTTTTCAACGAACCTTCTGCTGGTCCTATTTAATACCCCCTTCTTTACTTTGGCTCTCCCAATTCCCCAcaccctggtgtgtgtgtgtgtgtgtgtgtgtgtgtgtgtgtgtgtgtgtgtgtgtgtgttaacagcACTTGTCATCATCTATCATGGTAGAAAAtatacttcttcttttttaaaaaaatacattgcatGTGCCTGGCTCTCTGCTAGAATGCCTGCTCCACGAGGGCAATGATCTTTGTGTTGTTCTGAGCAACCAGAAGAATGCGGGGCACATGGTAAATTCTCAGTAGACTCTTattgaataataaatgaatatagtctctctctctctctctctctctctgtttcccccTTTGGTCAGGATGATTTGTGTGAATTCCTTTTAGAACACAGCAAATCATTGTTTTGGCGGAAGGTCAAGATTAGATTAGGCCgtaagggggaagaaaaaaccCTCCTAAATGTTCATATTGTCAGGAATTCAGCAGGGGAAAAACACCAGATGCTGACCTTTATTTCATCCATAGATCAGCTTTTGTCAAACATTGATcaaagtttcattttcttatttatctgaAATCCTATGAGATCTTtctcaaattccatttttatttcaaggATGGAAGGAGGACAAAAATAACCACCTTTGAAGTCTACATTCAGTATTCCCATTACCCCAAATCGCCAGCATCCCAAGGTGCAGAGACAAGATTGTCCAAACACTTGGCAAGAACTCTTATCTGTATTAGAATTCTCAACTCAGCGTGATGCCTTTGTCCCTTAATGAGCTGTGCAGGCTAGTTCTGGAATGGCTCGATTCATGTAGCTCATGGATTGATAATgatctggcatttaaaaaaatgggacagGTCCTTTGGAATAAGAGGAGAATTTGGAAACCAGGCCAGGCTGCTTGGCAGGAACAGCAAGGAAGAGGTGACTTGGCAGGCAACAGGTTGTAGGGGTTCTAACAGAGCTGTTCTTCGTGGCTCGCTCTCTTGCATCTCGCTCCATGGTGTTCACACGCATATCAAAAACAATCACAAAGAAAGATAGAGTTGATATTGGGATGCCAAGGGCTGTGGACTTGGAGATAAAAAGATTCCAAAATGTACACGAACCTAGGAGCACGTTACTCTGTTATtgcagaatttagaaaaaaataattcttagtgTGTGAATCAGACCATGTGCTAGGAATGGTACATATCTTAAGTTCTTCACAGCAGTGCTGCAACCTTGACGTTGAAATCCCTATTATGCCAACAAggagactgaggttcagaaagatgAATTAACTTGTCCTAGGTCTCAaaggatttgaacctgggtctGTTTCAAAGCCATGTACTTAATACTACAGCGTtaggggttctccagagaagggGTGTTTTCTGGCTCTGTAGTGAGGCTGATGAAGGTTTCCAACTTGGCACCTGTCAGAAATGTGGAAATGTCTAAGGAACAGAGTTCCAGCTCCAGCTTTGCCTCTTTGCTATGAAATCAGGAActagtcacttcacctctctgaccctcatatgattctctcaagaTTGGGATTAACAATATATGCTCCGAAGGATTtccaaaagatgaaatgaaataaaggttGTAAAAAATGTGAAGGGCTTGACAAATCTAAGATTATTATCATTGCTGAGAATGATCAATCACCTTAATTGATCTtcaatgagattttattttcttatttcagtgGACGACCTAGGATTCATGGCGGAGAATGGCACCGTGGTGACAGAATTCATTCTGCTGGGGTTCCACCTGTCAGCAGAGTTGCAGATGGGTCTCTTCTTTGTGTTTCTGGTCCTTTATTTCATTACCATGGTGGGCAACCTGGGCATGATCGTGCTGATTCAGAGAGACCCTCgtctccacacccccatgtatttcttcctctgccacctTTCCTTCCTGGACGTTTGCTACTCCTCTGTCATTGTCCCTCAATGGCTTGAGACCTTGGGTACTGATAAGATGGCCATCACCTATGAGCGCTGTGCCactcagttctttttctttaccCTCTGTGCTAGCACTGAATGTTTCCTGTtggctgtgatggcctatgatCGCTATGTAGCCGTGTGTAACCCCCTCCTCTATGCCACCGCCATGACACCACAGACCTGCCTGGGGCTGGTGGTGGGGGCCTATGCTGGTGCCATGGTCAATGCTGTGATCCGCACTGGGTGTACCTTCTCGATCTCCTTCTGTAAATCCAACCACGTGAACTTCTTCTTCTGTGACCTCCCACCCCTGCTGAAACTTGCCTGTAGTGATACCAAGTCACAGGAACGGGTCATCTACCTCCTAGCTTTCTTGGTCATTACAACCAGCATTTCAGTGGTTCTGATATCCTACGTTTTCATCATTCAGGCTATTCTGAAGATTCGTACAGCAGGTGGCAAAGCCAAGACTTTCTCCACCTGTGCTTCTCACATGACTGCAGTGGCTCTTTTCTTTGGGACACTCATATTCATATACCTGAAAGGTAACATGGGCAAATCCCTTGCGGAGGATAAGATTGTGTCCGTATTTTACACCGTGGTCATCCCTCTGCTGAACCCAATGATCTACAGCTTGAGAAACAAGGAAGTGAAGGAGGCTCTGAAGAAAGCTCTCAACGGGCTGAAGGTTTCCCAAGTAGACTAAGACTTGAGCTCCATCAATTCAGAAGTTCCTGCAAACCATCCTTGGGGTTTGGCTTCTCTCCTTAGCACATAAACCAGATTTCATAATTACAAAGACATATTGAAGCAAAAAAAATATGTAGCTTTGCGTTCCAGCAATTTCTTTATTAGCTCTATGACCTTCAGTCAGAAATTATTTGCCCCAGTTTTCACATCAGTAAAAATTTCTGCCTTGCTATGATTACAGCCAGGATCAAGGGAGATGGAATGCCAAAGggttttataaataataacatgctataaaatgtaaaattgacTTTCTTACCTGTCCTGGGTATTGCTGAGTGTTTTCTCAGCTACTTGAATTCAAAAAAATTCAAGCTACTAAGCTAACTTTTGCATTTGAATAATTACAAAACAATAGCTTCTTGCTTACAGAGTGAGGACAGTTACATTCTTTGGTTGTGGGTAGTAGGGTGGAAATCAGCTTTGACCAAAGAAACCTTTCTCAGCGTTCAATCATATCCAAATTAGGTGTTTGTCATAGAAAATACAAATAGctaaagagaggaaggaaaaatagagGGGAAAGGAGATGTAAACTGGGAAATGTTCACCTAGACTGCGTTAGCCTACTTCCCAAGAGAGCGTGGAGGACCAAGACACTGGAGAATAAAAGAAGATGTAATGATTTGCATTAATTATTGGAAATAATTTGATCTGATGTAGAGTTGAACTGAGTCCCACATAAAACTTCCTGGAATATTTCTTGATCACCAAATGTCAGaagatctattttctttctttctttttattttattttatttatttatttttttgttgtaaagttccgtgattcattacttgcgtataacacccagtgcaccatgcaatacgtgccctccccaccacccatcaccagcctatcccgttcccccacccccctcccctctgaagccctgagtttgtttcccagagtccatagtctctcatgtttcattcccccttctgtttacccccctttcttcttccctttcctctcctactgatcttcctacttcttatgttccataaatgagtgaaaccatatgataattgtctattttatttctgaaggatTTTTCAAGGACCATCTCAAGCTGTTTTCTATTCTCCAGGCATGAAAACCACTACCTACTTCCATCCCCTGTAGGACATTTCCTTTATGGTCTGAAGACAGATAACTATGACTCTGACTGCCACCTTTTAATGATCTCATATCTGCTAGAAATATTACTTGGAAAATGTCTCCATGGAGATTTCACAATCTTATTCAtcaattcagcaaatgtttactgaCTGTCTACTATGTTTCAGACATAATCCCAGGTTCaggaatatagaaataaataagataaacatGGTTCCTCCTTCATGGGGATTAGAACTTGGGGCACAGACAGATATAAACCATGACagttaactgatttttttcatatgattTTGGAAAGTGGGAAGGAACAGCACAAGGGTATTGTTACACTGTATAGCAGGGTTCTGACCTAGTTTGGTGTGGTCAGAAAAGGCTTTCCCGAGGAACTAATGTTTATGCGGAAGCTTAAAGAGTAAGTCTGTCATGGTCATGGGTTGAGCTGTGGAGGGAAGCCAGACCGGCTGCAGCATAAGGAGAAGGGCTGAGTGTGAGAGGCAGCTGGAGGACTCAGGAGTGACTAGGTCAGAGAGAGCCTTGCGGACTCGCTTAGGGGCTCATGGACTTTACTCCAAGAGTGGGGCATGAAGTGCTTGGACCTGAATCTGAAAAAGATCCCTTTGGCTGCAGTGTGATGGGTGGGAACGGGGGCTGGTGGCCTGTGGTGGTGGAGATGGAGGGATGCACACGCATTTCATTTAAGGAGCAGCAAATGGTGCATCCCGGGCACGGGGTTTGATTTCCACACAAGACTGTATGCTTCGCCTAAAGTACGTATTAGGCCAGAGAAAGCTCGCAGGCGTGTGGCCATGACGTTGGTGGAGGACTGATTCTTAGCAAAATGGTGAAGTTGGGGAAATACACTTTTGGAGGCATCTGCTCTTCCATTGATAtacttttccttccctgcctGTGACCTCCCTTAGGGATACCTCAAAATGGCCATCAACTTGTCCCTCTCAAGAGGGCAACACATTTTCATTAACTCCTGCTGTGTGTCAGTAGGGCTGAAGAAATCACCCCTTGCTGGGCTTCTTACACGCTTAAAGTCAGGAAATCcttcaacttaaaaatatatataaatggggAAAATGCTAGATAGTGAGTGTGCTATTTTGGTCATGGTGGGAGCTGCCAACGTTCCTTCCACCTTGTACTTGGTGAGTGACAAGGAATTGCCCATAAATGAATGACCTTAGATGCATGTACAGTATTTGATGTAAATACGGTTGCTTCGGGGGTGCACCAAGTGGATGCAAATAGAACGAGGTTGTAGTGTGTTTTAGGGGTCACTTTCTGATTAATGTGAGAAGGCGCTGGGAGAAATGGCATTTATGGTGACTTTCCACTtgcatatattaataaatatatattaagtgaaaacatttattaattaccTAATGTGTGTCGGGTTCTGTGCCAAGAGTTTTTGCTTATCTCATTGACgggtctcattctttttattttttattttttattattgaagtacagtGGACAtacactgttacattagtttcaggtgtatgtcacagtgatttgacaattctgtacatgaCTCAGGGCTCACCGTGGTAAGGGTAGTCACCGTCTGTCACCGtgcaacattattacaatattattggctatGTTCGCTGTGCCGTACTTCTCGTCTCTGTGACTTTATTTTACAACTGgcagtttgtacctcttaatcacTGTTACCTGTTCTGCCCAcggccccacccacctcccctctggtgaccaccaatttaatttgttctctgtatttgagtctggttttttttgtttttgtttttaaagattttatttacttatttgacagagatagagacagccagcaagagagggaacacaagcagggagagtgggagaggaagaagcaggcccacagcggaggagcctgatgtggggctcgatcccacaaccccgggatcacgccctgagccgaaggcagacgcccaaccgctgtgccacccaggcgcccctggtttttttgttttttaatttgttttataagtgAAGTCACATGCCATTTGTCTTTCCCTAAcccatttcacttagcataatgccttctaagtccattcatgttgtcacaaatggcaaaatgtcattgttttttatggctgagtaaaattccattgtgtatatataccacttcttctttatccattcatctattttttttttttttggtccttcaacattttactttatttataatCTCACATGTAGGCATTTGTACAATGATAATCATGTCTTCAATAAAAATCTTATAcaggtatatttttatatttatttataattgatttttttcatattctgtttAAATTCTGATTCTTTAAAAGCAAGCATGAGGAGCAGTAGAAGAACACAATATAAATACTTTTGTGTAAGACCTTCTAACTTTTCAGGGGTAGCTTTTATTACAACTAATAGGAGGTCTTGTTTCTCCTTTGGGTAACCACTTGTTTGCActcaaaagtatatttattttaacatgcaTGTGTATTAAATCATCTTTAaatataatgttttttttattaaaccagttgattttataataataaatgtccatgttttttttttttttaagattttatttatttatttaacacagatagagacagccagccagagagggaacacaagcaggggagtgggagaggaagaagcaggctcatagcagaggagcctgatgcggggctcgatcccacaacgccgggatcacaccctgagccgaaggcagacgcttaaccgctgtgccacccaggcacccctaaatgtccatgtttttaaacacacaaaaaaagtatgATTGTCTTTAAGGGATTGTAAAATAATAAGAAGGAAGATTTTATGTATAAAGAGAACTACagctgggacacctggatggcttggtcagttaagcatctgcctttggctcaggtcatgatcccagggacctgggatcaagccccacatcaggatccattcatctattgaggGATGCtgggattgcttccatatcttggctattgtaaataatgccgcaataaacataagggtgcacatatctttttgaatgagtgttttcattttctttgggtaaatacccggtagtggaATTTttagattgtatggtatttctatttttaatttttcgaggaacctccttactgttttccacagtggctgcactgatttgcattcccaccaacagtcaatgagggttcctttttctccacatccttgtcaacacttgatctttcttgttttttggattccaGCTATTCCGACTAGAATAGGTGTgaggtgtgaggtaatatttctctgtagttttgatttgcatttccatgatgatgagtgatatcGAGCatattttcctgtgtctgttggccgtctgtctgtcttctttggaaaaatgcttattcaggtcctctgcccattttaatcagattaggggtgtgtgtgtgtgtgtgtgtgtagttgcataaattcttcatatattttgtatactacTCTCTTAGTGGATtgatcatttacaaatatcttctcccatttagtaggttgcccttttgttttgttgatggtttccttgacCGTGCAAAAGCTGCTTATTTTGGTGTCGTCCCAAtggttgatttttgcttttgttccccttgcttgaggaaacatatccagaaaaatgtttccaCGGCCGATGTCAAgtaaattactgcctatgttttcttctaggagttttatggtttcaggtctcacaattaggtctttaatccattctgaattcatttttgttcatggtgtaagaaagtggtccggtttcattcttttcatgctgctgtctagttttcccagcaccatttgttgaagagactgtcttttccccattgtatcttcttgcctcctttgttatagaCTAACTGACCATATAAGTGTAGGGCTTCTtatcctattccattgatctatgtgtacatttttgtgtcaccgccatactgttttgattaccacagctttgtaatatatcttgaaatccaggttcgtgatacctccagctttgttcttctttctcaagatcgctttggctatttggggtcttttgtggttctaaataaattttaggattatttgttctagttctgtgaaaaatgttattggtgttttgaaagggattgcattgaatctgtagattgctttggggtagtgtggacattttagcaatatgaATTCTTGCAATCCACAAGCACGGTATATcgttccatttgtttttattgtcttcaatctctttcattgatgtcttataataataataataataattttcagaGCATAGGGCTTTCACCTCCTaggctaaatttattcctaggtatttttattatttttgttgcaattataaatgggattgttttcttaatttctctttctgctccttcattattagtgtatagaagcaCAACGGATTTgtgtacattaattttgtatcctgaaactttactgaatttatttattagttctaattctttttttgagtctttaaggttttctctgTACAGTATCATACCatttgcaaatagagacagtgttacttcttccttaccgatttggatgccttttatttcattttcttcgctgggctaggacttccagtactacgttgaataaaagtggcgagagtggacaaccttgtcttgttcttgatagGTCTGTGTCTGAAAATAGACTCTACACATAATCTTTTAGGAACTAGAATCTTCTGAGGGCcgattttatatgtcaactttgATTGGgtcacagggtgcccagatatttggctaAACACAATTTCTGGCAAATCTGTGGGGATGCTTCCAGAAGATATTTGAATGCATTTGAATCAATGGACCCTATAAAGCAAGATGCCTTCCCCCAAATGGTGGCAGTCATCCGATCCACTGAAGTCTTGAGTAGAACAataggcagaggaagggagaattcaTTACCACTTCTCTGCCTGACTGCCGGAGCTGGGACAGCAGTTTTCTTCTGTACTTGGACTGAGGTTCACACTGTTGActtccctggttctcaggcttcaGACTGAATCACACCTGTGCTCTTCTGGGTGTGCTGGATTGTTTTAGCCTCCATATAAGGATCCAGGGAACCAACTACTTGTGATAAATCTCCTTCTATGTCATAAATagatcacctccaaaagtttcctatCACCCtccctatttattattattattttgtgataaGAATACTTAACATTGGATCAACCCTttgtatctatatatctcttgTTGGTTCTGTATCTCTAGAGAGCCCCGAGTAATCAAATCCAGTTGGTAATATgggagcttttttctttttatccccttCAGCTTCcaagtgtgtattttttttttaggcacTGGGTTTTGGCATAAGTTTTCAGCTATTCTACTTTGGCCTCAATCTACCAAAAATGATatagaaaagatgaagaaaacagaccTCCAAACTTTGAATGGATCCGTTTAACTCAATACGTCAAGAGACCAAAGAGCTATATTCATCTTATTACTTAGTATCTCAAAAAGTGGTGTCACCAAGATGGCAGTGTAGGAAACCCCGTAAAGACCAATAATTAGGCAACTATTTAGGAACAAAACAGCCTTGGGAGAGCTCATGAAATCCACTTGAGAAACTTCAGCAACACAGtggaacaataacaaaaaagtctGAGAACAGTCCcagaaatagggaaggaaaagCAGCTGCACTTAGCGTGCTTCATTCCATACCCCATGTTGGTACTGCTCAGTGCCAAGAAGGAGCTCCCCACCTAGAAAGAGTTCCCCTCACCAAGAAATGGGAGATTAGAGTGAATGACCAGTGTCCTCAGCCTTTCAGGGCAATGCACAAAGGACTCACTTGGTTTTACCCCACCCAGAGATGGCTATGAACAAGGAAGAAGAGCAGGGACTACCAGTATCAGCTACACAGTGTAAGTGACCATAGTTCCCAGTGACTTGCTCTGCAAAGAAACCCAGCAGCTTTTACCCCTGAAGAAACCAACAGCCAGCTTAGTCATGGATCCCATCCAGATTTCACTGGTTTTCACCCCACGGGTTTTTGTGTTTGCAGATGCCAGCCACCCGAGTCCCTCCCACTTCTTTGTCCCTGCCCCTTCTGTACCAGCGGCCAGCCCAGGTCTCTGTGGCTGCGTGAGTGCAAAATTCCACCTTAGACCCCCGCAGCTGACCCCCACTGCCATGTGTGCAGTCAAGGCTAGCCCCTCCCTCTGTGCACTTACACGCTCACAGCCTGACTCTCGTCACCAGCCTTCACTACTGCACACATGCCCACAAAGAGCCATGGGTGCGTGATGACAGCCAAGGCCTTTTGACACCAAAAGctaaggcaaaaagcaaaaatcaacaagtgagCCTACATCAGACTAAAAACCTTctccacagcaaaagaaatggtCAGCAAAATGGGAAGCCTACCTATGAATGGAAGAAACTACTGACAAACCATGTGTCTGATAAgggcttagtatccaaaatatataaagaactcatacaactagATAGCAATAAGACAAACAATCCgattaaaaatgggtagaggaccggggcacctgggtggctcagttgttaagcctctgcctatggctcaggtcatgatcccagcgttctggaatcgagccccacatcgggctccctgctcagcgggaagcatgcttctccctctcccactccccctgcttgtgttccctctctcactgtctttctctctgtcaaataaataaataaaatcttaaagaaaaatgggtagaggacctgaataggTATTTTCCCAAAAAAACCATGCAAATGGACAACAGGTACGTGAAACAGGTTCATAGTGTTGATGCTCAGCGTTGCTAACcacaagggaaatgcaaatcagaatcgcaatgagatactgcctcacacttgttagaatggctactcTCAAGAAGGTAAGAGATCACAAATGTTGGTAAGGTTGTGGCAAAAAGGGatccttgtgcactattggtgggaacataaattggtacaaccacaatggaaaacagtagggagggtcctcaaaagattaaaaatagaattaccatgtgaaccagcaattccacttctgtgtagtttatccaaagaaagtgaaattgTGATATTTAAGAGCTAGCCACATTCCcgtgcttattgcagcattattcacagtagccaaaacatggaaacaacctaagtgtctatggACGGATAGATGGTTAAGGAAAATGTGGTGCATGCACACacgggaatattattcagccataaaaaaggagaatCTCACTTTTtgtaacaacatgggtggacctagagggtatcatgctaagtgaaataagtcagacagagaaagacaaatactgtatgacctcatgtttatgtggaatctaaaaagtcAAACTTATGGAAACAGAgtaaactgatggttacaagaggctgggggttggggaaatggggagatatttACCAAAGGGTACCAACTTTCCGAAATAAGAGGAGTAAGTTTTGAATCCAAtgaacagcatggtgactacagttaacagtGCTGTATTGTATTCATGCAAGTTGCTATGAGAGAAATCTTAAATGTTCGCaccataaaaacaacaacaaaatggtaattatgggAAGTGAAGGATGTGTTAACTAGCCTCATTGGGGTGAACATTTCACAGCACATATGTGCCTGAAATCATCACATTGCACACCTTAAACCTACAcagtgttgtatgtcaattacatctcgaTAAAACCGGGGGGAGAGACAATACTAATATCTTAATTGTGATTTCCattttttacatatattgatTTCAAATGTAGGTCCAAACCACATTAACTAGATTAGCACATAAGGGCCTAAGTGTAAGGTAGAATTGTG is a window from the Ursus arctos isolate Adak ecotype North America unplaced genomic scaffold, UrsArc2.0 scaffold_23, whole genome shotgun sequence genome containing:
- the LOC113246539 gene encoding olfactory receptor 9I1-like, with protein sequence MAENGTVVTEFILLGFHLSAELQMGLFFVFLVLYFITMVGNLGMIVLIQRDPRLHTPMYFFLCHLSFLDVCYSSVIVPQWLETLGTDKMAITYERCATQFFFFTLCASTECFLLAVMAYDRYVAVCNPLLYATAMTPQTCLGLVVGAYAGAMVNAVIRTGCTFSISFCKSNHVNFFFCDLPPLLKLACSDTKSQERVIYLLAFLVITTSISVVLISYVFIIQAILKIRTAGGKAKTFSTCASHMTAVALFFGTLIFIYLKGNMGKSLAEDKIVSVFYTVVIPLLNPMIYSLRNKEVKEALKKALNGLKVSQVD